A genome region from Marasmius oreades isolate 03SP1 chromosome 5, whole genome shotgun sequence includes the following:
- a CDS encoding uncharacterized protein (CAZy:PL4), translating to MLAYFLVYAALLLPPVWAAFGLTESGNSYVVDTDGGLVFTVDKTSGDVTSMKYNGKEAQDSSKHSQISSGIGATCGWVRTGNSNNYIKITCTTSTLTHYYVAKYKDPSIHMATYTTAEPSVGELRYIARLARSTVPNGYAASNVDGGSAIEGSDVFLVNGQTRSKFYSSRQFIDDQVHGVTGSAIGIYMVIYGNGYEASSGGPFFRDINNQGGSVQELYFCECIATFSCEHTSDGIFVRIDMNSGHTQTEGWRTGLHGPYALVFTSGAAPSANIDPLFWEGLGVQGYVGNSGRGRVSGKASGFPSQFASLISVGFSNSQNQYWVRTDTSGNFVTPYMKPGTYTMTLYKVELAIGSQSATVSAGGTTSANIASSEANPAVIWQIGDFDGTPRGFLNADKIETMHPSDSRMASWGGKTFTVGNNVNTFPMAIFKDIGGVTIKFTLTSSQLGARTLQIGTTLAFAGGRPVVVVNSWTSAIPAIPSQPDSRGVTRGTWRGNNIMYTYNIPAGTLIAGTNTISITVASGSSGAQFLSPNIVFDALRLY from the exons ATGTTGGCGTACTTTCTCGTCTATGCGGCACTGCTGTTACCCCCAGTGTGGGCTGCCTTCGGCTTGACGGAATCCGGAAACTCGTACGTAGTCGACACTGACGGTGGTCTCGTCTTCACCG TGGACAAAACTTCTGGAGACGTCACCTCGATGAAGTACAACGGCAAAGAAGCTCAAGATTCAAGTAAGCACAGTCAGATTTCGTCTGGGATTGGAGCGACGTGCGGTTGGGTACGTACGGGGAACTCGAATAATTATATCAAGATTACTTGCACGACCTCGACCCTCACTCA CTACTACGTCGCGAAATACAAGGACCCTTCTATTCACATGGCAACATA TACTACTGCTGAGCCTTCAGTCGGAGAACTGAGGTATATCGCCCGTCTCGCCAGGTCTACCGTTCCAAATGGCTATGCAGCCTCGAATGTGGATGGCGGTAGCGCAATCGAGGGCTCCGACGTATTCCTCGTTAATGGCCAGACACGttccaagttctactcttcCCGGCAGTTCATCGACGATCAGGTACATGGTGTCACCGGAAGTGCTATCGGAATATATATG GTCATTTACGGAAATGGCTACGAAGCCAGCTCTGGTGGACCTTTCTTCCGAGATATCAATAATCAAGGAG GCTCTGTTCAGGAACTCTACTTCTGTGAGTGCATTGCTACATTTTCTTGCGAACATACGTCTGATGGAATATTCGTTCGAATAGACATG AACTCTGGCCATACACAAACCGAAG GCTGGAGGACGGGTCTCCACGGGCCATA CGCCCTCGTGTTCACATCCGGTGCTGCACCATCTGCTAACATCG ACCCGCTCTTCTGGGAAGGCTTGGGTGTCCAAGGTTACGTTGGGAATTCCGGTAGAGGTCGCGTCAGCGGCAAAGCCAGTGGTTTCCCATCCCAGTTTGCGTCTCTCATCTCTGTTGGGTTTAGTAACTCCCAAAATCAATATTG GGTCAGAACGGACACTAGTGGAAACTTTGTCACTCCGTATATGAAGCCTGGAACATACACGATGACCC TCTACAAAGTCGAGTTGGCTATCGGCAGTCAATCCGCCACGGTCTCTGCGGGTGGCACGACGAGCGCGAACATTGCTTCTTCCGAAGCT AACCCAGCGGTTATTTGGCAAATTGGTGACTTTGATGGAACTCCCCGGGGATTCTTGAATGCAGA TAAAATCGAAACGATGCA CCCTAGTGATTCCCGGATGGCGAGCTGGGGTGGAA AGACTTTCACCGTCGGCAACAACGTCAACACGTTCCCAATGGCGATTTTCAAG GACATCGGAGGTGTTACGATCAAGTTCACGCTCACGTCCTCTCAAC TTGGAGCTCGAACTCTACAAATCGGAACAACCCTCGCCTTCGCAGGCGGACGTCCAGTCGTAGTGGTTAACAGCTGGACTAGTGCTATCCCGGCAATTCCAAGTCAGCCTGATTCTCGAGGTGTCACTCGTGGAACTTGGCGAGGAAAT AACATAATGTACACTTACAATATTC CGGCGGGAACACTCATTGCTGGTACAAACACAATCAGCATTACGGTCGCCTCTGGTTCCAGTGGTGCTCAATTCCT TTCGCCAAACATAGTGTTCGACGCGTTGCGTTTGTACTGA